In Streptomyces sp. NBC_01707, a genomic segment contains:
- the rsgA gene encoding ribosome small subunit-dependent GTPase A has protein sequence MRRYGKNPDEDDIRFRPNPKGNRPRTHTRPKHEDAEDGMVLTVDRGRLTCLVEGRTVMAMKARELGRKAAVVGDTVSLVGDLSGDKDTLARIVRIGERRSVLRRTADDDDPYERVVVANADQLAIVTALADPEPRPRMIDRCLVAAYDGGLSPLLVLTKSDLASADTLLEAYTPLGVPYIVTSREELENGDAADRVREQLNDRVTAFVGHSGVGKTTLVNALVPKDRRRTTGVVNAVTGRGRHTTTSALALPLPDGRGWVVDTPGVRSFGLNHIDPSRVIHAFPDLEPGTEDCPRGCTHDAVQPECALSAWVVAGHADPARLDSLHRLLATRERREGD, from the coding sequence ATGCGCCGCTACGGCAAGAACCCCGACGAGGACGACATCCGGTTCCGCCCCAACCCGAAGGGCAACCGGCCTCGTACGCATACCCGTCCGAAGCACGAGGACGCCGAGGACGGCATGGTCCTCACCGTCGACCGCGGGCGTCTGACCTGCCTCGTCGAGGGCCGTACGGTCATGGCGATGAAGGCACGCGAACTCGGCCGCAAGGCCGCGGTGGTGGGCGACACCGTCTCCCTCGTCGGTGATCTGTCGGGCGACAAGGACACCCTGGCCCGCATCGTCCGCATCGGTGAGCGCCGCTCGGTGCTGCGACGGACGGCGGACGACGACGATCCGTACGAGCGGGTGGTCGTCGCCAACGCCGACCAGCTGGCGATCGTCACCGCGCTGGCCGATCCGGAACCGCGTCCGCGGATGATCGACCGCTGTCTGGTGGCGGCGTACGACGGCGGGCTCAGCCCGCTCCTGGTCCTCACCAAGTCGGACCTGGCGTCCGCGGACACGCTCCTGGAGGCGTACACCCCGCTGGGTGTCCCCTACATCGTCACCAGCCGAGAGGAACTGGAGAACGGCGACGCGGCGGACCGGGTGCGCGAGCAGCTGAACGACCGGGTCACGGCGTTCGTGGGGCACTCCGGCGTCGGGAAGACCACGCTGGTCAACGCCCTGGTGCCGAAGGACCGGCGGCGCACGACGGGTGTCGTCAACGCGGTCACCGGCCGCGGCCGGCACACCACCACGTCGGCCCTGGCGCTGCCTCTGCCGGACGGGCGAGGCTGGGTGGTCGACACTCCCGGCGTGCGCTCCTTCGGGCTGAACCACATCGACCCTTCCCGGGTCATCCACGCCTTCCCCGACCTGGAGCCCGGCACCGAGGACTGCCCTCGCGGCTGCACCCACGACGCCGTCCAACCGGAATGCGCTCTGAGCGCCTGGGTGGTGGCCGGGCACGCCGATCCGGCGCGGCTGGACTCGCTGCACCGGCTGCTGGCCACCCGGGAGCGACGCGAAGGCGACTGA
- the hisN gene encoding histidinol-phosphatase, which yields MPDYHDDLRLAHVLADAADATTMDRFKALDLKVETKPDMTPVSEADKAAEELIRGHLHRARPRDAILGEEFGIEGTGPRRWVIDPIDGTKNYVRGVPVWATLISLMEAGENGFQPVVGVVSAPALGRRWWAAKGAGAFSGRSLTSATRLHVSKVERIPDASFAYASMTGWEEQGRLDGFMDLTRACWRTRGYGDFWPYMMVAEGSVDICAEPELSLWDMAANAIIVQEAGGRFTSLDGVPGPGGGNAAASNGLLHHELLGYLNQRY from the coding sequence ATGCCCGATTACCACGATGATCTGCGCCTCGCCCATGTGCTGGCGGACGCCGCCGACGCGACGACGATGGACCGGTTCAAGGCTCTCGACCTCAAGGTCGAGACCAAGCCGGACATGACGCCGGTGAGCGAGGCCGACAAGGCCGCCGAGGAGCTGATCCGCGGTCACCTCCATCGGGCTCGCCCGCGCGACGCGATCCTCGGCGAGGAGTTCGGGATCGAGGGCACCGGCCCGCGCCGTTGGGTCATCGACCCGATCGACGGCACCAAGAACTACGTGCGCGGTGTGCCGGTCTGGGCGACGCTGATCTCGCTGATGGAGGCGGGCGAGAACGGCTTCCAGCCGGTGGTGGGCGTGGTGTCGGCCCCTGCGCTGGGCCGCCGCTGGTGGGCGGCGAAGGGTGCGGGGGCGTTCTCCGGCCGTAGCCTCACCTCCGCGACCCGGCTGCACGTCTCGAAGGTCGAGCGGATCCCGGACGCCTCGTTCGCGTACGCCTCGATGACCGGCTGGGAGGAGCAGGGCCGGCTCGACGGGTTCATGGATCTGACCCGGGCCTGCTGGCGTACGCGCGGGTACGGGGACTTCTGGCCGTACATGATGGTCGCCGAGGGTTCCGTGGACATCTGCGCGGAGCCGGAGCTCTCGCTCTGGGACATGGCGGCGAACGCGATCATCGTCCAGGAGGCGGGTGGCCGGTTCACCAGCCTGGACGGGGTGCCCGGTCCGGGCGGCGGGAACGCGGCAGCCTCGAACGGGCTGCTCCACCACGAGCTGCTGGGATATCTGAACCAGCGCTACTGA
- a CDS encoding ABC transporter ATP-binding protein: protein MSTTTDGQAHVVLDVSGLAVDFDGAPAVRGVDFTLRRGEVLGLVGESGSGKSATALAVLGLLPANARVRGSVRIAGSGAAGEDGTELVGATDRVLSSVRGSRIGMIFQDPLSAFTPVYRIGDQIAEAIRTHRDVSRERARAEAVDLLDLVGIPEPATRAQGFPHEFSGGMRQRAMIAMAVANDPDVIIADEPTTALDVTVQAQVLDVLRTAQRETGAALLLVSHDLGVIAGAADRVAVMYAGRVVETAAAAELFRRPRMPYTLGLIGAVPRIDGPSDVLVPIPGAPPSAGRLPSGCAFAPRCPLAEERCTAREPALAAADTADESHLAACVRADEIAERGLTPAEVFPVPSVPERAASPGGQVLRVTGLTKTFPVLKGTAFKRRVGSIHAVDGVDLSIRGGETLALVGESGSGKSTTLFELLNLVRPEGGDIELFGRSLDGLSKADRKALRGRVQIVFQDPMASLDPRMPVGDIVAEPLRTQGADRATVARRIPELLTQVGLEPAHATRFPHEFSGGQRQRIGIARALSVEPDLLVLDEPVSALDVSVQAGVLNLLQRLKAELGLAYLFVSHDLSVVRHIADRVSVVYLGRTVETGTAEEVFERARHPYTQALLSAVPLPDPERERRRTRILLAGDPPSPTRRYEGCRFRSRCPVYAELGGEDRERCERDVPVGEAAGHSAACHFPGRPLAVSGTSPTAGVRSRPGSPGRSRPA, encoded by the coding sequence ATGAGTACGACGACTGACGGACAGGCACACGTGGTGCTGGACGTCTCCGGTCTCGCTGTCGACTTCGACGGGGCGCCCGCCGTGCGGGGCGTCGACTTCACACTGCGCCGGGGCGAAGTGCTCGGCCTGGTGGGGGAGTCCGGGTCGGGGAAGTCCGCCACCGCACTGGCCGTGCTCGGGCTGCTGCCGGCCAATGCGCGGGTACGGGGATCGGTCCGGATCGCCGGGAGCGGAGCCGCGGGCGAGGACGGGACCGAACTCGTCGGCGCCACCGACCGGGTGCTCTCCTCCGTGCGCGGCAGCCGTATCGGCATGATCTTCCAGGACCCGCTCTCCGCCTTCACCCCGGTCTACCGGATCGGCGACCAGATCGCAGAGGCCATACGTACCCACCGCGACGTCTCCCGCGAGCGCGCCCGTGCGGAAGCTGTCGACCTGCTCGACCTCGTGGGCATTCCCGAGCCGGCCACCAGGGCGCAGGGGTTCCCGCACGAGTTCTCCGGCGGGATGCGGCAGCGCGCCATGATCGCGATGGCCGTCGCCAACGACCCGGATGTGATCATCGCCGATGAGCCGACCACGGCCCTCGACGTCACCGTCCAGGCCCAGGTCCTGGACGTGCTGCGCACCGCGCAGCGCGAGACGGGTGCCGCGCTGCTGCTGGTCAGCCATGACCTCGGAGTGATCGCGGGAGCGGCGGACCGGGTCGCGGTGATGTACGCAGGCCGGGTCGTCGAGACCGCAGCGGCGGCCGAACTCTTCCGGCGGCCCCGGATGCCGTACACGCTCGGCCTGATCGGTGCCGTACCGCGGATCGACGGCCCTTCGGACGTGCTCGTCCCGATCCCGGGCGCACCGCCCTCGGCCGGCCGGCTGCCGTCGGGCTGCGCCTTCGCCCCCCGCTGCCCGCTGGCCGAGGAACGCTGCACGGCGCGAGAGCCCGCGCTCGCGGCCGCGGACACGGCCGACGAAAGTCATCTCGCCGCCTGCGTACGGGCCGACGAGATCGCCGAACGGGGCCTCACCCCGGCGGAGGTCTTCCCCGTCCCGTCCGTTCCCGAACGTGCCGCCTCCCCCGGCGGTCAGGTGCTGCGCGTCACCGGGCTCACCAAGACGTTCCCCGTCCTCAAGGGGACCGCGTTCAAACGGCGTGTCGGCTCCATCCACGCGGTCGACGGCGTGGACCTCTCCATCCGGGGCGGTGAGACGCTCGCGCTCGTCGGGGAGTCCGGATCCGGCAAGTCCACCACCCTCTTCGAACTGCTGAACCTCGTCCGCCCCGAAGGCGGGGACATCGAGCTCTTCGGACGGTCCCTCGACGGACTGTCCAAGGCCGACCGCAAGGCGCTGCGCGGCCGGGTCCAGATCGTCTTCCAGGACCCGATGGCCAGCCTCGACCCGCGGATGCCGGTCGGCGACATCGTCGCCGAGCCGCTGCGCACCCAGGGAGCGGACCGCGCCACCGTGGCCCGGCGGATCCCCGAACTGCTCACCCAGGTCGGACTCGAACCGGCGCACGCCACCCGCTTCCCGCACGAGTTCTCCGGTGGGCAGCGGCAGCGCATCGGGATCGCCCGCGCGCTCTCCGTCGAACCGGACCTGCTCGTGCTCGACGAACCGGTGTCCGCGCTCGACGTGTCCGTACAGGCCGGGGTGCTCAACCTGCTCCAGCGGCTCAAGGCCGAGCTGGGACTCGCATACCTCTTCGTCTCGCACGATCTCTCGGTGGTGCGGCACATCGCGGACCGGGTGAGCGTCGTCTACCTCGGCCGTACGGTCGAGACAGGCACCGCCGAGGAGGTCTTCGAGCGGGCCCGCCATCCGTACACACAGGCGCTGCTGTCGGCCGTGCCCCTGCCCGACCCGGAGCGCGAGCGCCGCCGCACCCGCATTCTGCTGGCCGGGGATCCGCCGAGCCCGACGCGGCGGTACGAGGGCTGCCGGTTCCGGTCGCGCTGCCCGGTGTACGCGGAACTGGGCGGGGAGGACAGGGAACGCTGCGAGCGCGACGTACCGGTCGGGGAGGCGGCCGGGCACAGTGCCGCCTGTCACTTCCCCGGACGCCCCCTGGCGGTCAGTGGGACGAGCCCGACAGCTGGAGTCCGATCACGCCCAGGATCACCAGGGAGATCGAGACCAGCTTGA
- a CDS encoding ABC transporter family substrate-binding protein, with protein MRRTTVIAIAAALSAALAVTGCDSSGADGKAPKKQAAPKADGQDINAHPLSDLRQGGSVKVPITQWITQYNYNTVDGSQGDAMEISALVLPDLFDSDAKGAIHANPNFLASAKVVSDSPQVVEYQLNPKAKWSDGKPLSWRDFEAQWKALNGSDEAYEAADTSGYDQISKVEQGKDAHGVKVTFTEPYADWQRLFDPLYPAAYIDTPEKFNKGWSEKVPVSGNAFKIGEYDKTAQTITAVPDPKWWGNKPKLDSVIYRVLDFSAMTDAYLNKETDSATALLPEDYKRLVDAPGTEIRRGARWDEVHITLNGGRGPLKDVKVRNALQAAIDRKGINASFSKDLSFELKPLDNHFFMPNQVGYQANAGAYGEYDVEKAKKLLDEAGWKDAGEGKPRTKGGKQLTLDYALSAGGTSAQTDQAELVQQQLGVIGVKVNIKKVPANDFFNKFVNTGNFDLVSFRNVDQVYLTMSYPVYRQPKGKNLFQNFGSVGSPKIDELLSKAAQTTDRAAAAKLYNEADVEIWKLGHSIELYQRPQIVAVRKNLANYGAEGLASVDYTKVGWLKK; from the coding sequence ATGCGCAGAACCACCGTGATCGCCATCGCCGCAGCCCTGTCGGCCGCCTTGGCGGTGACCGGCTGCGACTCCTCCGGCGCGGACGGCAAGGCACCGAAGAAGCAGGCGGCGCCCAAGGCCGACGGCCAGGACATCAACGCCCACCCGCTCAGCGACCTCAGGCAGGGCGGATCGGTCAAGGTGCCGATCACCCAGTGGATCACCCAGTACAACTACAACACCGTTGACGGCTCGCAGGGCGATGCCATGGAGATCAGCGCGCTCGTCCTGCCGGACCTTTTCGACTCGGACGCCAAGGGCGCCATCCATGCCAATCCGAACTTCCTGGCCTCGGCGAAGGTCGTCTCCGACAGCCCGCAAGTGGTGGAGTACCAGCTGAACCCGAAGGCCAAGTGGTCCGACGGCAAGCCGCTGAGCTGGAGGGACTTCGAGGCCCAGTGGAAGGCCCTGAACGGCTCGGACGAGGCGTACGAGGCGGCCGACACCTCGGGATACGACCAGATATCCAAGGTCGAGCAGGGCAAGGACGCCCACGGCGTGAAGGTCACCTTCACCGAGCCGTACGCCGACTGGCAGCGGCTCTTCGACCCGCTCTACCCGGCCGCCTACATCGACACCCCGGAGAAGTTCAACAAGGGCTGGTCGGAGAAGGTCCCGGTCTCGGGCAACGCCTTCAAGATCGGTGAGTACGACAAGACGGCGCAGACCATCACAGCCGTTCCGGACCCCAAGTGGTGGGGCAACAAGCCCAAGCTGGACTCGGTGATCTACCGGGTGCTGGATTTCTCCGCGATGACCGACGCCTATCTCAACAAGGAGACGGACTCGGCCACCGCGCTCCTCCCGGAGGACTACAAGCGCCTGGTCGACGCGCCGGGCACGGAGATCCGGCGCGGCGCCCGCTGGGACGAGGTGCACATCACCTTGAACGGCGGCCGGGGACCGCTGAAGGACGTGAAGGTGCGCAACGCCCTGCAGGCGGCGATCGACCGCAAGGGCATCAACGCCAGCTTCAGCAAGGACCTCTCCTTCGAACTGAAGCCGCTGGACAACCACTTCTTCATGCCCAACCAGGTGGGCTACCAGGCCAACGCAGGGGCATACGGTGAGTACGACGTCGAGAAGGCGAAGAAACTCCTCGACGAGGCCGGCTGGAAGGACGCCGGCGAGGGCAAGCCGCGCACCAAGGGCGGCAAGCAGCTCACGCTCGACTACGCCCTGAGCGCGGGCGGCACCTCGGCCCAGACGGACCAGGCGGAGCTCGTGCAGCAGCAGCTGGGTGTCATCGGCGTGAAGGTGAACATCAAAAAGGTCCCGGCGAACGACTTCTTCAACAAGTTCGTCAACACCGGAAACTTCGACCTGGTCAGCTTCCGCAACGTCGACCAGGTGTATCTGACCATGTCGTACCCGGTGTACCGGCAGCCGAAGGGCAAGAACCTCTTCCAGAACTTCGGTTCGGTCGGCTCCCCGAAGATCGACGAACTGCTGTCGAAGGCCGCACAGACCACCGACCGGGCCGCGGCGGCCAAGCTCTACAACGAGGCGGACGTCGAGATCTGGAAGCTCGGTCACTCCATCGAGCTCTATCAGCGCCCGCAGATCGTCGCCGTCCGCAAAAACCTGGCGAACTACGGCGCCGAGGGCCTGGCCTCCGTCGACTACACCAAGGTCGGCTGGCTGAAGAAGTAG
- a CDS encoding TetR/AcrR family transcriptional regulator, producing MPAAREALLDAALSALSTLPWATVRMVDVASAAGVSRQTLYNEFGSKDGLARALVRRAADGYLAGVERALQSPGGTEDRLAATAAWTVRAARTNTLVRALLTGCWGERLPRPARLSGPPSSPVPAQRRADAGPPTPGELLVLVRDRAVAALDGGRPPHDLAALAVTCEIALRLALSYAVAASSVPTDAAPLVREVVDRWPAG from the coding sequence ATGCCTGCAGCGCGAGAAGCATTGCTGGACGCCGCCCTCTCGGCGCTCAGCACTCTGCCCTGGGCGACGGTGCGGATGGTCGACGTCGCGTCCGCCGCAGGAGTCTCCCGGCAGACCCTCTACAACGAGTTCGGGAGCAAGGACGGCCTGGCCCGGGCTCTCGTCCGGCGCGCTGCCGACGGCTACCTCGCCGGTGTCGAGCGGGCCTTGCAATCGCCCGGCGGCACGGAGGACAGACTGGCCGCGACCGCCGCCTGGACGGTCCGGGCCGCTCGTACGAACACTCTGGTCAGAGCGTTGCTCACGGGTTGCTGGGGCGAGCGGTTACCCCGCCCCGCCCGTCTCTCGGGGCCGCCCTCCTCGCCCGTACCGGCGCAGCGGCGGGCCGATGCCGGGCCACCGACCCCGGGCGAGCTCCTCGTCCTGGTGCGCGACCGCGCGGTGGCCGCCCTGGACGGGGGGCGCCCGCCGCACGACCTGGCGGCGCTGGCCGTGACCTGCGAGATCGCGTTGCGCCTCGCGCTGTCGTACGCGGTTGCCGCGTCCTCCGTCCCCACGGACGCCGCGCCGCTGGTGCGCGAGGTGGTGGACCGGTGGCCCGCCGGGTGA
- a CDS encoding multidrug efflux SMR transporter, which translates to MAWLLVVVAGLLETGFAVCLKLSHGFTRLWPTIAFCIFALGSFGLLTLSLKKLDVGPAYAVWTGIGAAGTAIYGMVFLDDVVSTLKLVSISLVILGVIGLQLSGSSH; encoded by the coding sequence ATGGCGTGGCTGCTGGTCGTGGTCGCGGGGCTTCTGGAGACCGGCTTCGCTGTCTGTCTGAAACTGTCGCACGGCTTCACCCGGCTCTGGCCGACCATCGCCTTCTGCATCTTCGCGCTCGGCAGCTTCGGTCTGCTGACCCTGTCCCTGAAGAAGCTCGACGTGGGGCCCGCCTACGCCGTGTGGACGGGCATCGGCGCGGCGGGCACCGCGATCTACGGCATGGTCTTCCTCGACGACGTGGTCTCCACGCTCAAGCTGGTCTCGATCTCCCTGGTGATCCTGGGCGTGATCGGACTCCAGCTGTCGGGCTCGTCCCACTGA
- a CDS encoding ABC transporter permease: protein MAAFLAKRLGYYAVLLLAAVCLSYLLASLALDPRAYYEGRQPPLSPRSVDHHLTALGVNDHEPLLTRFGQWAGRAVRGDLGRTIDGTSVGAEFGRRIGVSLRLLLLGTVLGTVVGVLVGAWTAVRQYRLSDRLVTLASFVLLSTPVFLLAVLLKIGAIWFNQKTGTEAIQFTGEKSPGVDSGFWTVLKDRSVHLLLPTVSIALGTIASYSRYQRSTMLDVLGSDYLRTAQAKGLTRPAALLKHGLRTALIPMSTYFSYGFLALFTGATFTETIFGWHGMGEWFVASVGKNDVNSVVAVNVFAAVMVLLSGFLADLLHAALDPRIRNAST from the coding sequence GTGGCCGCCTTTCTGGCCAAGCGACTCGGCTACTACGCCGTGCTGTTGCTGGCCGCCGTCTGCCTGTCCTACCTCCTCGCCTCCCTGGCGCTCGACCCGCGCGCGTACTACGAGGGGCGCCAGCCGCCGCTCTCGCCCAGGTCCGTCGACCATCACCTGACCGCTCTCGGGGTCAATGACCACGAGCCGCTGCTCACCCGGTTCGGACAGTGGGCCGGGCGCGCGGTCCGCGGCGATCTGGGGCGGACCATCGACGGGACCTCGGTGGGTGCGGAGTTCGGGCGACGGATCGGGGTCAGCCTTCGGCTGCTTCTGCTCGGCACCGTCCTCGGGACCGTCGTCGGCGTGCTCGTCGGCGCCTGGACCGCCGTACGCCAGTACCGGCTCTCCGACCGACTGGTCACTCTCGCCTCGTTCGTCCTGCTCTCCACCCCCGTCTTCCTCCTCGCGGTGCTCCTGAAGATCGGCGCGATCTGGTTCAACCAGAAGACCGGCACCGAGGCCATCCAGTTCACCGGCGAGAAGAGCCCCGGCGTGGACTCCGGGTTCTGGACCGTGCTGAAGGACAGGTCGGTGCATCTGCTGCTGCCGACCGTCTCCATCGCCCTCGGCACCATTGCGAGTTACAGCCGCTACCAGCGCTCCACCATGCTCGACGTCCTGGGCTCCGACTATCTGCGCACCGCGCAGGCCAAGGGACTCACCCGCCCCGCCGCGCTGCTCAAGCACGGGCTGCGCACGGCGCTCATCCCCATGTCGACCTACTTCAGTTACGGCTTCCTGGCGCTGTTCACCGGTGCCACCTTCACCGAGACGATCTTCGGCTGGCACGGCATGGGCGAGTGGTTCGTCGCCTCCGTCGGCAAGAACGACGTCAACTCGGTGGTCGCCGTCAATGTGTTCGCCGCCGTGATGGTCCTGTTGTCCGGCTTCCTCGCGGATCTCCTGCACGCCGCGCTCGACCCGCGTATCCGGAACGCCTCAACCTGA
- a CDS encoding ABC transporter permease, with translation MTAVIETAADAAAGGAEPLRPVGRAAVVLRRFVSNRGALAGGTILLLLFLLAFVGPLISDWDYSHIDYASLREGPGARHWWGTNRIGQDVFAQTVRGLQKSLLIGLLVAFFSTVLASLVGACAGYFGGWPDRILMFGVDLLLVFPAFLIIAIISPRLRGGGWFAFVGLLAVFGWMITARVVRSMTLSLKEREFVRAARYMGVGPFRVIWRHILPNVASFLIIDATIAVGGAVMSETALSYFGFGVQAPDVSLGTLIASTTGAAVTYPWMFFFPAGLLIVFVLAVNLVGDGLRDALDPTSGRSRSTARTAVQSEETDR, from the coding sequence ATGACCGCCGTCATCGAGACCGCCGCCGACGCGGCGGCCGGAGGAGCCGAGCCGCTGCGGCCGGTCGGCCGCGCCGCAGTGGTGCTGCGCCGCTTCGTGAGCAACCGCGGTGCACTCGCCGGAGGGACGATCCTTCTGCTGCTCTTCCTGCTCGCCTTCGTCGGACCGCTGATCAGCGACTGGGACTACAGCCACATCGATTACGCCTCGCTGCGCGAGGGCCCGGGCGCAAGGCACTGGTGGGGGACCAACCGTATCGGGCAGGACGTCTTCGCGCAGACCGTCCGCGGACTCCAGAAGTCGCTGCTGATCGGGCTGCTGGTGGCATTCTTCTCGACCGTGCTCGCCTCGCTGGTCGGCGCCTGCGCCGGGTACTTCGGGGGCTGGCCGGACCGGATCCTGATGTTCGGCGTCGATCTGCTGCTGGTCTTCCCGGCGTTCCTGATCATCGCGATCATCTCGCCGAGGCTGCGCGGCGGCGGCTGGTTCGCCTTCGTCGGGCTGCTCGCCGTTTTCGGCTGGATGATCACCGCTCGGGTGGTGCGGTCCATGACGCTCTCCCTCAAGGAGCGCGAATTCGTGCGGGCCGCACGGTACATGGGCGTCGGGCCGTTCCGGGTGATCTGGCGGCACATCCTGCCGAACGTCGCCTCCTTCCTGATCATCGACGCGACCATCGCGGTCGGCGGCGCGGTGATGAGCGAGACCGCGCTGTCGTACTTCGGCTTCGGCGTGCAGGCGCCCGATGTCTCGCTCGGCACGCTCATCGCCTCGACGACCGGCGCCGCGGTGACCTACCCATGGATGTTCTTCTTCCCCGCGGGGCTGCTCATCGTCTTCGTCCTCGCGGTGAACCTGGTGGGCGACGGACTGCGCGACGCCCTCGATCCGACGAGCGGGCGCAGCCGTTCAACGGCTCGGACGGCTGTTCAGAGCGAGGAGACCGACCGATGA
- a CDS encoding cyclic nucleotide-binding/CBS domain-containing protein, producing MLVRDAMSTMVLTIGPTHTLRQAAQLMSARRIGAAVVLDRDTSGLGILTERDILNAVGAGQNPDSETASTHTTTDVVFAAPGWTLEEAAEAMTHGGFRHLIVLDDHGPVGIVSVRDIIRCWAPTRRHPVELVG from the coding sequence ATGCTCGTCCGTGACGCCATGAGCACGATGGTCCTCACCATCGGCCCCACCCACACGCTCCGCCAGGCGGCCCAGCTGATGTCGGCCCGCCGCATCGGCGCAGCCGTCGTCCTCGACCGGGACACCAGCGGACTCGGCATCCTCACCGAGCGCGACATCCTCAACGCGGTCGGCGCCGGCCAGAACCCCGACTCCGAGACCGCGTCCACCCACACCACCACCGATGTGGTCTTCGCCGCGCCCGGCTGGACCCTGGAGGAAGCCGCGGAGGCCATGACGCACGGCGGCTTCCGGCATCTGATCGTGCTGGACGACCACGGGCCCGTCGGTATCGTCTCCGTCCGCGACATCATCCGCTGCTGGGCGCCCACCAGGCGCCACCCGGTGGAACTGGTCGGCTGA
- the aroA gene encoding 3-phosphoshikimate 1-carboxyvinyltransferase has product MTESSVHPALWPAPHASGAVDATVTVPGSKSVTNRALVLAALAAEPGWLRRPLRSRDTLLMAQALRAMGVGIEEGVGPDGSGEAWRVIPAGLHGPTTIDVGNAGTVMRFLPPVAALADGPIRFDGDARSYERPLNGVIDALRVLGARIDDDGRGSLPMTVHGGGALDGGPVAIDASSSSQFVSALLLSAPRFNQGVEVRHTGSRLPSMPHIRMTVDMLRVVGAQVDEPETGGEPNVWRVSPSALLGRDLTVEPDLSNAQPFLAAALVTGGRVTIPDWPLRTTQPGDALREIFTAMGGSCELTERGLTFTGSGRIHGIDVDLGEVGELTPGIAAVAALADSPSTLSGVAHLRLHETDRLAALTKEINELGGRVTETADGLHIEPRPLHGGTFHTYDDHRMATAGSIIGLAVPGVEIENVATTAKTLPDFPQMWTRMLEV; this is encoded by the coding sequence ATGACCGAAAGTTCCGTGCACCCTGCCCTCTGGCCCGCCCCCCATGCGAGCGGAGCCGTCGACGCCACCGTCACCGTGCCCGGATCGAAATCGGTCACCAACCGGGCACTGGTCCTCGCCGCGCTCGCCGCCGAACCTGGCTGGCTGCGCCGCCCGCTGCGCTCCCGCGACACCCTGCTGATGGCGCAGGCGCTGCGCGCGATGGGCGTCGGCATCGAGGAGGGTGTCGGCCCGGACGGCTCCGGGGAGGCGTGGCGGGTCATCCCGGCCGGGCTGCACGGCCCCACCACGATCGACGTCGGCAACGCCGGAACGGTCATGCGCTTCCTGCCGCCGGTCGCCGCCCTCGCCGACGGGCCGATCCGCTTCGACGGCGACGCGCGTTCGTACGAGCGGCCACTGAACGGCGTGATCGACGCCCTGCGGGTGCTCGGCGCCAGGATCGACGACGACGGGCGCGGCTCACTGCCGATGACCGTGCACGGCGGCGGTGCGCTCGACGGCGGCCCGGTGGCGATCGACGCGTCCTCGTCCTCCCAGTTCGTCTCGGCGCTGCTGCTGTCGGCGCCGCGTTTCAACCAGGGCGTGGAGGTGCGTCACACCGGCTCCCGGCTCCCGTCGATGCCGCACATCCGGATGACGGTCGACATGCTGCGCGTCGTCGGCGCCCAGGTCGACGAGCCGGAGACGGGCGGTGAGCCGAACGTCTGGCGGGTCTCCCCGTCCGCGCTGCTCGGCCGGGATCTGACGGTCGAGCCGGACCTCTCCAACGCGCAGCCGTTCCTGGCCGCGGCCCTGGTCACCGGCGGCCGGGTCACGATCCCCGACTGGCCGCTGCGCACCACCCAGCCCGGTGACGCGCTGCGCGAGATCTTCACCGCGATGGGCGGCAGCTGCGAGCTGACCGAGCGCGGTCTCACGTTCACCGGTTCGGGCCGCATCCACGGCATCGACGTCGACCTCGGCGAGGTCGGCGAGCTCACCCCGGGCATCGCGGCGGTCGCGGCTCTCGCCGACTCCCCCTCCACGCTCAGCGGTGTCGCCCATCTGCGGCTGCACGAGACGGACCGGCTGGCCGCGCTCACCAAGGAGATCAACGAGCTCGGCGGCCGGGTCACCGAGACCGCCGACGGGCTGCACATCGAGCCGCGCCCGCTGCACGGCGGTACCTTCCATACGTATGACGACCACCGGATGGCCACCGCGGGGTCGATCATCGGCCTTGCAGTCCCCGGAGTGGAGATCGAGAACGTGGCGACAACCGCCAAGACCCTGCCGGATTTCCCGCAGATGTGGACCCGAATGCTCGAGGTCTGA